A part of Lacinutrix sp. 5H-3-7-4 genomic DNA contains:
- the pheT gene encoding phenylalanine--tRNA ligase subunit beta: MKISYNWIKQFLKIDWPTEQTSELLTDLGLEVEGLDTYQSVKGGLEGVIVGEVLTCEQHSNADKLKVTTVNIGTGDTLQIVCGAPNVAAGQKVPVATIGTTLYTPEGEAWTIKKGKIRGEESHGMICAEDELGLGKSHDGIMVLPEDTVVGTPCADLFKIENDHVFEIGLTPNRADAMSHFGVARDLKAGLQHKDINIELITPSVSSFYVDSRTLKIDVEVANKELAPRYCGVTISGVKVAESPDWIKHRLKAIGLSPINNIVDITNYVLHELGQPLHAFDANKISGNKIEVKTLEKGTKFTTLDGVERELHEDDLMICDTEKPLCIAGVFGGIDSGVTDGTTNIFLESAYFNPVSVRKTAKRHALNTDASFRFERGIDPNITEYALKRAALLIQDIAGGEITSDASDAYPNKIEDFQVHLTFDKVTKLIGQEIPKETIKSILSSLEIKVNNVTETGLGLTIPAYRNDVQREADVIEEILRVYGYNNIITTTKLNASISNASKFEDYKLQNVVGNQLVSQGFYEIMANSLTNPNYIELSEQLKEEHNITMLNPLSKDLSVLRQSLLFSGLEAVSHNINRRQNNIKFFEFGKTYHNYNGTREEPKHLTLLITGNKTEENWSTPSEKSTFFHLKGNVDAILSRLGISRYRATSVKSDLFSEGIQYSQGKTVLVDFGIVKSKINKHFDISQEVLFANFNWDNIIEVAKRNKIKFTPIPKYPEVRRDFALLLDNNVTFDDINTIARQTEKKLLKNVNLFDVYQGKNLPNGKKSYAVSFTFLDENKTLTDKVIDKIMNKLQSNFENKLSAELR, from the coding sequence ATGAAGATTTCTTACAACTGGATTAAACAGTTTTTAAAAATAGATTGGCCTACAGAACAAACAAGTGAATTACTTACAGATTTAGGTCTTGAAGTTGAAGGCTTAGATACTTACCAAAGTGTTAAAGGCGGACTTGAAGGCGTTATTGTTGGTGAGGTTTTAACTTGCGAACAACATAGTAATGCAGATAAGTTAAAAGTTACTACTGTTAATATTGGTACTGGCGATACTTTACAAATTGTTTGTGGTGCACCTAATGTTGCTGCCGGACAAAAAGTTCCTGTGGCTACTATTGGCACTACACTTTATACTCCAGAAGGAGAAGCTTGGACTATTAAAAAAGGTAAAATTAGAGGAGAAGAAAGTCATGGTATGATTTGTGCCGAAGACGAATTAGGCTTAGGAAAATCTCATGATGGTATTATGGTTTTACCAGAAGACACGGTTGTTGGTACACCATGTGCAGATCTTTTTAAAATTGAAAACGATCATGTTTTTGAAATTGGTTTAACACCAAACCGCGCAGATGCTATGAGTCATTTTGGTGTTGCCAGAGATTTAAAAGCAGGATTACAACACAAGGATATTAATATTGAATTAATAACACCATCTGTAAGTTCTTTTTACGTAGATAGTAGAACTTTAAAAATAGATGTTGAAGTCGCTAATAAAGAATTAGCACCACGTTATTGCGGTGTAACTATTTCGGGTGTAAAAGTAGCAGAGTCTCCAGATTGGATTAAACACCGTTTAAAAGCAATAGGTTTATCTCCAATAAACAATATTGTAGATATTACTAATTATGTATTACACGAATTAGGGCAGCCACTTCATGCTTTTGATGCTAATAAAATTTCTGGAAACAAAATTGAAGTTAAAACATTAGAAAAAGGTACTAAATTTACAACCTTAGATGGTGTTGAGCGTGAATTACACGAAGATGATTTAATGATTTGTGATACAGAAAAACCATTATGTATTGCTGGCGTTTTTGGAGGTATAGACTCTGGTGTTACAGACGGTACTACAAATATATTTTTAGAGAGTGCATATTTTAATCCTGTAAGTGTTAGAAAAACAGCAAAACGCCATGCTTTAAATACCGATGCATCTTTTAGATTTGAACGTGGTATAGATCCAAACATAACAGAATATGCATTAAAACGTGCTGCTTTATTAATACAAGATATTGCAGGTGGAGAAATTACAAGTGACGCATCTGATGCTTACCCAAATAAAATTGAAGACTTCCAGGTACATTTAACTTTCGATAAGGTTACAAAACTTATTGGACAGGAAATACCAAAAGAAACAATAAAAAGTATTTTATCTTCACTAGAAATTAAAGTTAATAATGTGACTGAAACTGGTTTAGGTTTAACAATTCCAGCTTATAGAAACGATGTTCAACGAGAAGCAGATGTTATAGAAGAAATTTTACGTGTGTACGGTTATAACAACATTATAACTACAACAAAATTAAACGCATCTATCTCTAATGCTTCTAAATTTGAAGACTATAAATTACAAAATGTTGTTGGCAACCAGTTAGTATCTCAAGGTTTTTACGAGATTATGGCTAACTCTTTAACCAATCCAAACTATATTGAGTTAAGTGAACAATTAAAAGAAGAGCATAATATTACTATGCTAAATCCATTAAGTAAAGATTTATCTGTTTTAAGACAATCACTACTATTTTCTGGATTAGAAGCTGTTTCACATAATATAAACCGAAGACAAAACAATATTAAGTTTTTTGAATTTGGAAAAACTTATCACAATTATAATGGCACAAGAGAAGAACCTAAGCATTTAACATTACTAATCACAGGAAATAAAACCGAAGAAAATTGGTCTACTCCAAGTGAGAAAAGTACATTTTTTCACCTAAAAGGTAATGTAGATGCTATTTTAAGTCGCTTAGGTATTTCTAGATATCGTGCAACAAGTGTTAAAAGCGATTTATTTTCTGAAGGCATACAGTACAGTCAAGGTAAAACAGTATTAGTAGATTTTGGAATTGTAAAATCTAAAATCAATAAGCATTTTGATATTTCTCAGGAAGTATTATTCGCTAATTTTAATTGGGATAATATAATTGAAGTTGCAAAACGTAACAAAATAAAATTTACACCAATACCTAAGTATCCAGAGGTTCGTCGTGATTTTGCTTTACTTTTAGATAACAATGTCACTTTTGATGATATAAATACTATTGCCAGACAAACTGAAAAAAAATTACTAAAAAATGTAAATTTATTCGATGTTTATCAAGGTAAAAACTTACCAAACGGTAAAAAAAGTTACGCCGTAAGCTTTACCTTTCTTGACGAGAATAAAACTTTAACAGATAAAGTAATAGACAAAATAATGAATAAATTACAATCTAACTTTGAAAACAAACTTAGTGCTGAGTTAAGATAG
- a CDS encoding phosphatase PAP2 family protein has translation MTNYYKSIICVFILLITIKTNAQSKDLNVKDKDTTSIGKLFIEDGKNAVLSAKHAFLRPLSWDKKDFTTLGTVAVSAFALATVDDETSAYFTRQKPPKIFQEVGTRFGSPQVYFIANAGLYGFGLFTKNEKIRKTSVLIISSSFTTGVIQSLSKTVFGRARPGNGLKSNEFHLWSNEPAHHSFPSGHTVLSITMAHSIAKQFNNTWSKVGVYTLGSIAPISRLFAGAHWLTDVGIGAVLSIVVVDSIDKFLYNSNAYDYGDNYKKKNRISWNVSFTGNQIGLIGTF, from the coding sequence ATGACTAATTATTACAAGAGCATAATATGTGTTTTTATTTTATTAATAACAATAAAAACAAATGCTCAATCTAAAGATTTAAATGTTAAAGATAAAGACACAACATCTATAGGTAAATTATTTATTGAAGATGGTAAAAATGCTGTTTTAAGTGCAAAACATGCTTTTTTAAGACCGTTAAGCTGGGATAAAAAAGATTTTACAACTCTAGGCACTGTAGCTGTTAGCGCATTTGCATTAGCAACAGTAGACGATGAAACTAGTGCATATTTTACTAGACAAAAACCACCTAAAATTTTTCAAGAAGTTGGAACACGTTTTGGTAGTCCGCAAGTTTATTTTATAGCTAATGCAGGACTATATGGTTTTGGTCTTTTTACAAAAAACGAAAAAATTAGAAAAACTAGTGTATTAATTATATCATCGTCATTTACAACTGGGGTTATACAAAGCTTAAGTAAAACTGTTTTTGGTAGAGCAAGACCTGGAAACGGTCTTAAAAGTAATGAGTTTCATTTATGGTCTAACGAGCCTGCACACCACTCTTTTCCATCTGGACACACTGTATTGTCCATTACAATGGCACACTCTATAGCAAAACAATTTAATAACACTTGGTCTAAAGTAGGTGTTTATACTCTTGGTTCTATTGCTCCTATTTCTAGGTTATTTGCTGGTGCACACTGGTTAACAGATGTTGGAATTGGTGCTGTTTTAAGTATTGTAGTTGTAGATAGTATTGATAAATTTCTTTACAACTCTAACGCGTATGATTATGGCGACAATTATAAAAAGAAAAACAGAATCTCTTGGAACGTTAGCTTTACGGGAAATCAAATAGGACTTATAGGTACTTTTTAA
- a CDS encoding fasciclin domain-containing protein: MIRIILPFVVSVFVICLTFYNSRVNFSNSNCKVLVQKTSGSIEGYLKNTGEHYTLLRVLEHTEIQSLFTKEDIYTLLAPTDAAFEKLGKSKLDSLFLEENTSKLKSIIKNHIIPKHASKDLILQSILKSNKKIDFETLENKKIIFNIKEGILTVKVEKSELCLIEYSSKLDKGFIHVVDTVILTD; encoded by the coding sequence ATGATAAGGATAATACTACCATTTGTTGTTTCAGTTTTTGTAATCTGTTTAACATTTTACAATAGTAGAGTGAATTTTAGTAATTCAAATTGTAAAGTATTAGTACAAAAAACTTCAGGATCTATAGAAGGTTATTTAAAAAATACTGGAGAACATTATACTTTGCTAAGGGTTTTAGAGCATACGGAAATACAGTCACTATTTACTAAAGAAGATATATATACATTATTGGCGCCTACAGATGCTGCTTTTGAAAAATTAGGAAAGTCTAAGCTAGATTCATTGTTTCTTGAGGAGAATACTAGTAAACTTAAATCTATTATTAAAAATCATATAATACCAAAACACGCATCAAAGGACTTAATTTTACAATCTATACTTAAATCTAATAAAAAAATAGATTTTGAAACTTTAGAGAATAAAAAAATAATTTTTAATATAAAAGAAGGTATTCTTACTGTTAAAGTTGAAAAAAGCGAATTGTGTTTAATCGAGTATTCTTCGAAATTGGATAAAGGTTTTATTCATGTTGTAGATACTGTAATATTAACAGATTAA
- a CDS encoding putative signal transducing protein, protein MDSNYVKIYTGNTIVVQLMKQRLEDVGINPVIKDETESGRLAGFGTSLPGQPEVYVHESELGKAVQIVETVRNEMEA, encoded by the coding sequence ATGGATTCAAACTATGTAAAAATATATACAGGAAATACGATTGTTGTTCAACTTATGAAACAAAGACTAGAAGATGTAGGTATTAATCCTGTTATTAAAGACGAAACAGAATCTGGACGTTTAGCTGGTTTTGGTACTAGCTTACCAGGACAACCCGAAGTTTATGTGCACGAAAGTGAATTAGGAAAAGCTGTACAAATTGTAGAAACCGTAAGAAATGAAATGGAAGCTTAA
- a CDS encoding ABC-F family ATP-binding cassette domain-containing protein: MLSVSNLSVQFGKRVLFDEVSTVFNNGNCYGIIGANGAGKSTFLKIISGQQEPTSGHVHLEPGKRMSVLTQDHNKHDEDTVLDTVLQGNKPLYKLKTEIDALYADYTDENAEKIGELQVQFEEMNGWNADSDAAAMLSNLGIKEDLHYTVMGDLDGKQKVRVLLAQALFGNPDVLIMDEPTNDLDYETIAWLENFLANYDNCVIVVSHDRHFLDAVCTHISDIDFGKINHFSGNYTFWYESSQLAARQHAQQNKKAEEKKKELEEFIRRFSANVAKSKQATSRKKMIDKLNIEDIKRTSRRYPAIIFERDREAGDQILNIEGLSASLDGEILFKDIDLNLAKGDKVVVFSRDSRATTAFYEIINGNAKADSGKFAWGVTTTQSYLPLDNSDFFDNDLTLIDWLRQWAQTEEEREEVNIRGFLGKMIFSGEEAFKKSSVLSGGEKVRCMLSRMMMTRANVLQLDEPTNHLDLESITAFNNSLKNFKGTVLFTTHDHEFAQTVANRVVELTPNGVIDRYTTFDEYMQDANVKELREKMYKK; encoded by the coding sequence ATGTTATCAGTTTCAAATCTTTCAGTACAATTTGGAAAGCGCGTTCTTTTCGACGAGGTAAGTACAGTTTTTAATAACGGAAATTGTTATGGTATTATTGGTGCAAATGGTGCCGGGAAATCAACATTTTTAAAAATTATTTCTGGTCAACAGGAACCTACATCTGGCCATGTGCATTTAGAACCTGGAAAACGTATGTCTGTTCTAACTCAAGATCACAATAAGCACGATGAAGACACTGTTTTAGATACCGTTTTACAAGGTAATAAGCCATTATATAAGCTTAAAACAGAAATAGATGCGTTATACGCAGATTATACAGATGAAAATGCTGAAAAAATAGGAGAACTTCAAGTGCAATTTGAAGAAATGAATGGGTGGAATGCAGATAGTGATGCGGCAGCTATGCTTTCAAATTTAGGTATAAAAGAAGACCTGCATTATACCGTAATGGGAGATCTAGATGGTAAACAAAAAGTACGTGTATTATTAGCACAGGCATTATTTGGAAATCCAGATGTACTTATTATGGATGAGCCTACCAACGATTTAGATTATGAAACAATCGCTTGGTTGGAAAACTTTTTAGCAAATTACGATAATTGTGTAATTGTAGTATCTCACGATAGACACTTTTTAGATGCTGTTTGTACGCATATTAGTGATATTGACTTTGGAAAAATTAATCACTTCTCTGGAAATTATACATTTTGGTATGAATCTTCACAACTAGCAGCAAGACAGCATGCACAACAAAATAAGAAAGCCGAAGAGAAGAAAAAGGAACTTGAAGAATTTATTCGTCGTTTTTCTGCCAATGTAGCCAAAAGTAAACAGGCAACAAGTAGAAAAAAGATGATTGATAAACTTAATATTGAAGATATTAAACGTACCAGCCGTCGTTATCCAGCAATTATTTTTGAACGTGATAGAGAAGCAGGAGATCAAATTTTGAATATTGAAGGACTATCTGCATCTTTAGATGGCGAAATATTATTTAAAGACATAGATTTAAATCTTGCTAAAGGTGATAAAGTTGTTGTTTTCTCGAGAGACTCAAGAGCAACTACTGCATTTTACGAAATAATAAATGGAAATGCTAAAGCCGATTCTGGTAAATTTGCTTGGGGAGTGACAACTACACAATCTTATTTGCCATTAGATAATAGTGATTTTTTTGACAACGATTTAACTTTAATAGATTGGTTGCGCCAGTGGGCTCAAACCGAAGAAGAGCGTGAGGAAGTAAATATTCGTGGCTTTTTAGGTAAAATGATTTTTAGTGGAGAAGAAGCGTTTAAAAAATCTTCTGTATTATCTGGAGGAGAAAAAGTGCGTTGTATGTTATCTAGAATGATGATGACAAGAGCAAATGTTTTACAATTAGACGAACCAACAAATCACCTAGATTTAGAAAGTATTACAGCTTTTAACAATTCGCTAAAAAACTTTAAAGGCACAGTATTGTTTACAACTCATGACCATGAGTTTGCACAAACTGTAGCTAATAGGGTAGTAGAGCTTACTCCAAATGGTGTTATAGATAGATATACTACTTTTGATGAGTATATGCAGGATGCTAACGTAAAAGAGTTACGTGAAAAAATGTATAAAAAATAG